Below is a genomic region from Petrotoga sp. 9PW.55.5.1.
CGGTAACCCCTAACTCCCAAACAACCTCTGCAGGTAATAATATTTTATCTTTTGTTCTTCTAATCACTAATTCATTTTTTAGGATTAAATCTTCATACTCCGGTAGTCTTCTCTCCAAGTAATCAAGAAAACTCTGGATCTTTTCTATCGTTTCTTCACTTATATCTTTTCTAACGCCACCCGGTACTATGTACATATGGTATATTCTTGCTCCAGTTATTTCTTCGAATATATCTAAAATTAAATCCCTATCAGCAAGACCCCAGTTTGGTCCAGTATATAAACCTACCGGTCCACCTATGCCTCCTAAAGACATCAAATGGTTCGCTATTCTTGCCAATTCTAAGATAATCATTCGAATCCAATGTGCTCTTTCAGGAACCTCAACACCTGATAATTCTTCTATTGCCATAGAATAAACCATTTCATTTATATCTGGTTCCGGAACACATATTCTTGGAATTAGTGCAAGGTTGTTCATCCAATATCTTCTTTCCATAAGTTTTTCGAATCCTCTGTGTAACATTCCTGGCATTGGTCTAGCTCTAACTATAGTATCTCCGTCCACATACATGTGAACACTATAATTACCATGCATTCCTGGATGATTAGGTCCTAAGTATAATTTAAGCTCTTTCATTTTTCTCACCTTCTGTTATCCTTATAACCGTTTTCTTTGCAGATTCAACATCATATTCTCTATCAGGGAACTTTCTTTTTGAATATTCCAAAGGATCAAAGTCTTTTTTCATAGGTGGTTTATCATCCCATAGCTCTAAAAACAGTGGTTTTTCTGAATCTTCATTACCTTCAAATTTTACACCAAAGAATTCATGTACATCTCTTTCGTAGTACTTGGCACCAGGAAAGATATTAACTATACTAATATATTGAGGATTCTCTCTTTCTATTTTGGTTCTTACTATGAATGTTATAGCGTTTGTCCAATTGAAAAGTATATAAACCAATTCAAATTTATTTTCTTTTATCCAATCAACGCAAGTCAATAAGCTTAACTGCTTCCATCCTAAACTTTTTAAGTGACTTAATACAGCAGGTAGATCATTTTGATCAACGGTAATACTTATTTCATTATTTTTCGGCGTAGAATACTCTTTTATATCGTAGCTTTTTTCTAAGATACTTATAATACTTTTAGAATCATTCGTGGAATTCATCTTTTACGTACACCTCCCCTAAAGAACGGATCTGGTTTTCTCTGTACCATTCGTAGTTTTCTACATATTTCTTCCATCCATTGGCTTCGCCTTTTGTTATCATGT
It encodes:
- a CDS encoding NADH-quinone oxidoreductase subunit C; protein product: MNSTNDSKSIISILEKSYDIKEYSTPKNNEISITVDQNDLPAVLSHLKSLGWKQLSLLTCVDWIKENKFELVYILFNWTNAITFIVRTKIERENPQYISIVNIFPGAKYYERDVHEFFGVKFEGNEDSEKPLFLELWDDKPPMKKDFDPLEYSKRKFPDREYDVESAKKTVIRITEGEKNERA
- a CDS encoding NADH-quinone oxidoreductase subunit D, which codes for MKELKLYLGPNHPGMHGNYSVHMYVDGDTIVRARPMPGMLHRGFEKLMERRYWMNNLALIPRICVPEPDINEMVYSMAIEELSGVEVPERAHWIRMIILELARIANHLMSLGGIGGPVGLYTGPNWGLADRDLILDIFEEITGARIYHMYIVPGGVRKDISEETIEKIQSFLDYLERRLPEYEDLILKNELVIRRTKDKILLPAEVVWELGVTGIGMRSAVGKAYDIRKVDPYARYDQVDFYVPTANYSDGYTRLYFKYLETYQSIKIIRQVIEKMPKKGEVWNKISVGNALRWRVPKGQVYTHVECTRGEYGYYLVSDGEDKPYRVAVRGASYPQGLLGVEKYMPGTRIDDAALWMDTMGVCAPEIDR